The following DNA comes from Castanea sativa cultivar Marrone di Chiusa Pesio chromosome 10, ASM4071231v1.
GTCCTCCCACGCttttttgatttgaaatatgCAACCCTTCAAAGATATAATTGCTTATAAAATATTAGCAAAATAACTATGATTTAAGtcattattgttttattttttaaaaaaaaagtcattattGTTTTAACCTTTCAATTTATTAGTAAAAACATAAAGTTTAGAGTCAACAATCATcagtataaatttaccattaccaagaacccccccccccctaaatatgttacttttttttggCTAGTGAGTAACTAAGATATAACAtaggctcaaaaaaaaaaaaaaaaaaaaaaaggcaaatcaaaaaaataagatataaCATAGGCTCCGTTCTACTACTGATAAAATTCCTTGTAATCCTTATAATGTCATTTGCTGAATGAGGAATATCAAGACACATAAAATACTTCCCAGACTTGTAAATGTGATTGCACTCAAAATGTTTTTGCAACTGCTATAAAACCTATAAcaactattattttgtttatagtttttttttttaattctttctttgactttcctttctttctcctttttttttttttcattcttttttattctggcaatttttcactttattaataatcaaagaaacaaaaattttgacttcGGAATAAACTCATATTCATCTAACACATGGGTTAACTTTTATACAATGGTTTATTATGTTAATAATGAAAATCATATACGATGTTgacaaaagaatgaaaaaaagaagaagaagataattcaGTAAGTCCCTTTTTCCCACGTATACATCAATTgtttgagaaaatgaaaaaaaaaaaacttaaataggaGCTATTACGAAAATAATTATCACATTCAAAAAATTGTCACTCTATTTTTAACTGAAAAGTTGAGATtcttccaatatatatatatatatatatatatatatatattttttttttttttttttttctatttcttgtcTTCTTTGTATATTAAATATTTGGGATAATTACAAtaaacccacctgtggtatgaaccgttttcactttgcctaccagtggtttaattatttatacTTTGTCCACCTGAACTTCAATCCATTACCCACAGCATAAGGAAAGGTGGGTAACAGAATCCTAACGGAAGTTACTACAGATGGGTAAAGTGTAAATGATTAAACCACGGATAGACAAAGTGAAAACGGGTCATACCACAGGtgagtttactgtaattatTCCTAAATATTTATATTCTATTGTCAACTATTTTCCTTTCATGTACGACCCAATTAACCTAAAATTTCATAGAATCTAATAGCTAAATGTAGAGATAAACTGCTGAATTACATGCTTTTTCTAAGAATAACTCCATCATTTCCcaaccatttcattccctctccTCTCTTACAGCCTCTAATTTCacaaaccaatatatatataacttaaattgatacaaaacccaaaggagAAAGAAGCTAACGATTTGAAATGCCAGGGCCAATGTAGATAGGGAACTTTTTAGGTAGTCAGGTCATGTAAGTACTATTGGGAGAATTATATACATCATTTATTAAACTTAAATTATGAATAATACAAACagaaattttagaataaaaacaacagtcgaattttatcaaacaatttgtGATCAAGTTAGTAAAATGTAGTCACCAATTACCATTACCATTAGAGCAATCTTTCTAACGTATAGACCATCAACTACATACAGTTGGGTCAATTTTTGGGTAGAAAATGTTAGAGAAGTTCTTGGAGGTCTGTTGCTTATTCATATGAAATTGTGGTGTAACACTATCTGCATTAAGTAAATGCAGCATCACATCTCTATGAAAACAAACTGTGTACATGTTACATTGTCATGTaatattacaaaacaaaaattactaatttgataaacggccaaaataaaaaaagagtagtttattgtcacatcaatggaaattaattttttattttgtccgTTTGCCATGTCAGCAATTTCCATCAAAAGATAACGGCAAAAACTAAAATGACACGATAgtgaaaggttaaggaccaaattgacacaatcgAAAGGTTATagactaaattgaaatacaatataaaaaataggaacaaaatacataatttaccttatatattatatataaactcGGTAAAATTTTTGGAAAGTTCCCTAGAAGGAGAGGATAAAAATCCTATGAGTTCCCTAAAagggaaaagattaaaaattccatggattttattttgaaaagcttAAGAAATTTTATCAGTGAAAACCTAATTTTAAAACAAAGCATATCACACATCATTAAACCaacataatcaaaattttttttttgagaatcaaccAACATCATCGAAATACTAGCATCATCAACATATCAAGGGTTTCTAATCCTAGGATGACCAAGCAAAAAGGATATAACTTTAAAGCACATGATGCAAGCATTATTCAAAAGGAAACCTTAAACATGACAAGGAAGTTTAAGCCTTAAGGTAAAGATGCAACCTTTGGGTACCCAGATTGAAACTTTGTCTCAAAAGGTTACACTTTGAACCTTGACATCAAAATTAACATGCAGAGATGGATATTTATATAAGGAAATGCAAATTAAAGATCAAGGTTCAAACTTTGATAACATAAACATGAATTTAAATATCAAAGGAACCAACTTTAGGCCAAAATGCAAACTTCCATGCATATAAGAGATGAACAAAGCATagtatacaataaaaataaaagcttcAGAACAGAATGCAAGTTTTTCATGTCAACATGCCATACTCATCATTTTATGAACAAAGCTTGAAACTTTTCAACCAGTGTGACATTTTTAAACAGAAAAGCTCTAACTttaacaaagattaaaacctttTGATATAAAAATGTAACCTTGATGCAAAGCTAATAgcttttaaacaaataaatgaacttctataaacaaaaaaaaattgaagctttCAAGCTCAAGAGGTATTTTTAATACAAAGCTTCAAACTTTGTTCATGGAACAACTATGGCATCATCACATATAGGCTCACAAACATAGATTCAAATATTTCACATGATAAACATGGATGAACATAAGATGTATAGATATTAAGCTACCATATCTAAAAACCAAAACTTTACATCAAAATCCataaaagttgaaactttcaagattattgataaaaaaaaaagcgtcATTATTTAATCATCTAACGTGTTAAACAAATAAAACCAAAGCAAAGGAAGGATACATAATAACAAGGAATGTTTAGAAACTCAAGCTTTATATAAAAGTAAGAGCTTTCAAACAAACAACATGCAAAAACCATTATTCAAGctaaaaagcaaagaaaacaagCATGGAAATGATGGAAAACTAAAAGAGTTTAGAGATTATTCCCTCCCAAATGCTTGATTTTGATGAATATGgaggataaatttttttctaagagGTTGGAGGGCTGTCCAGACTCCAGAGGCAGAGGGGAAGGcataacgttttttttttctgtgtagGAGCTCTGCTGGAACAGAGGGGGAGCTGGAGCTTTTAAATAAAAGGCCTTGCACAATATGCACAGCTTGAAGCTCTGCAAGTTGGTCCATGGGCCAGCTTCAAGCTCTGCATGTATAAAAATCCCATTTTATTCCAGCTTCAGTTCCAGTTTTGATCAATCTCAGGTACTAAATTTGCACACTAATTTGAAGGCCTTCCCGAACTCTGATTTGAATGATCTTGGTGTCCATGGAAACATCTCATATCATACTTTCCATAGGTTCCGACCTCAAGTCATTTGTAGCACCGTGCTAAAAATTATTAGCCTCCAAAAAGTTGGATGCCTGCACTAATTTCCATAACTTTGATTTTCCCAACTTTATATTGTGAGAGACCACCCCCCAGCCCAACCTTTCAAATGAAGGATTGGCATAACCCATGTGAATGAGTGGAGTTTTGCTAATGCCTCTCAAGAGTAGAGGTTCCATTGATTTTATCATCTCTTCTAGGTTAAGAGTTTTATAATGGAGTCGTCACTTatttaattggaaaaataagaaaaccaaaagaatTGAAAAGTGCATCTTTATTGATTAATTTCAATTGAATGTACGTCTTTTGAAAATAACTAGAAATTTACATGCTTTTAGTCCTAGAtacaatccaaaacaaaagTACATAGATTTGTTTTCTAGTTACATTCtagaaatagaaaattacaagaaaaagtGTAATCTACTAGTTCGGAGTTGGTTACATGATTGGAAAAatgttaggcacccaacctTCTTGGTGAAACTAGACTTCTTTACTTTGGTGGCAatgatcatatcatatcattcaAGAGTTTATGTCATCCAAGAACATgtgattgaaaagaaaaagcacTCAGGAGTATGATAAAACCCTATGATAGGCATGCAAGGAATTGATATTGGAAAACATGGTGAATATGTGTGTAATGTGATAAACCCAAATCTAAGAAGATGTGAACATGTTAAATAAAAAGTCCTAGAAACGTACAAAACTAAAAGTCCTTGATCTAACATAttcaaaaatcaagaacatgtgaagaacttgaaaataaaacatGCTTGAATATTAAAAACTAAGGCATACATTAAATAGGAGGTTAGAAACCTTACCGAAAGTGCAAAGTTAAGAATCTGCATGCAAAGTAAGTACCAGAAGTGCATTTTAAAGGATTTTTCGTCAAATCTATCTGGACTTCTTGACCTCCATTTTGATAAAATGAGGTGTCATTGGAAAATTTATGAGATCTACTTTCTAAAGGTACTTGCTTATTATCTCCAACATTCAAATTGAGTGAGATTAGGGTTCATTTGGATAcaactgaaaattgaaactgaaaactaaaaaacactgtagcaaaataatttttaatatgtgaaaaacactgttcatgcctaaaattactgttcattggccaaaaatcactgttcatggccaatgaacagtgacaagTGCGcgtccagcaaaaaaaaaaaaaaaaaggctgaaacGCAGACACACTGCgtttcagcccaatccaaactcATCCTAAAGCTTTTGAAAAAAGTACGAAAAACTAggtttgataaaataataatagtaaagtaaaattttgggtttctagtaaatttatttttattaaatggaattttagaaaattaagcACACCAAAGTGAGGTTAATCATAAAACCTTTACACCGACACCTTATTTAGGCCCTTTAAGGTCGTTTACTTATAATTCAATAAATTGAACTATAACTAAACTTAAGATGACACATTGCCAAATTCAATcggtaagattttttttcctttcgcAATATCTTGCTTGTTTTAAGTTTGATTTGGGCGCGTGAACTATCAAACTAAAGGGAATTAAATAATCTGTAATATCAGttagaaattattttgattaGACAGTTAGATCTTTTTTGGTCAAAATATGGATGGATCGTAGTCAAACTTAGTtaaagttttaataaaaaattggaaaaaaaaaaatttaacatgaaAGGATGAAGTTTAGCATTTGGGTAAGAATTTGACTTAGTTTGACCACCAATTAACTTGGTCAAAGAATGATTaacaagggtattttggtcattttgatgTTAAACATGAAAAATTGGATAATCTACTGTCCAATTGGGATaaatattaacattttaaaCATTCCCATAACCCCATGTTTAAAACTGTAAATTATgcaattttgtataaaaaggaTAAGATTTTGGCATGCAAATTGAGACAATAACCCAACTCATCCCCTACCGTCCATTATGCACATCATCATCAGCTGCAGCAGAGTCCACAATATCAGAAAAGACTAAAAGATGACCTCCCCCTCTTATCAGGGACAAACACGGAATTTCACACAGCccagaaacaaaaaaaaggtgACAGTGATAGCGTACGGAGACCCACAGACTTGGCTCCGTGCACCCTCACCCCGCAAAACACAACAAACGCAAACGCAAACCCAAACTCTCAATTCTCAAACTCTCTCAAACTCCAAACTCAAACTCTCAAAACccccaaaacacaaacaaaccctAATTTTCTGATCTCTCAAATCTTCAATCTCCCAATCTTGCCCTAATCCTTTCTTCAAATTGACCTCCCTGTCCCCCATCGCCAGTTTTCTTCACCAATTTTTGCTCTTCTCGCTCTGGATCAGATTCCTATTTCTCTTCGACTGTTTCGAGTTTTAACTTAAAATCggtaattcaatttttttattttttacttttagtaTATGTATTGTTCAATTTGAATTGTAGCAATTACTCTCGTGTTAAATTGAGTTTTTGATTGGTTGCGGAAGTAGAGAATTTTTTGTGATATATgatctgtttggttgctgagaaaccGTAGGAAAAGATAGGAATTATTGAGTTTTGAactttagggttttgattgttTGGCTTCAaatttgtgtcttttttttgACATTCCATTGTGATCAATACAATTTTCAGTTTCACGTGTAGACCAGTGTAACGAGATACAAggtaaaaaaagattttgagttATGTGCTCTGTTTGTTTCCTGGGAAAATTCAGGAGGAAAAATAGGGCTTAATGAATGATTTAGGTGGTGTTTATGTTGTAGGATGGTTTGAAGGAAATTTTGGGCAAGTGGTGATATTGAAACATGGGTAGCAGTGAGATGGATAAACAGGCTAAAGAGAAGGAGCCGAAGACTCCTCCAGTTACTACAACTGCGCAGGTTTACTTGAGTAATTCCTAAATTTGTTAATGAATTTGTCACCGATAAGTTTGTGGGGGCTAGTCTCATGATCAGATGTGctatgttttataatttttacttaagatatttatttggttttgcaGGAGCAGTCTACCACTACTACCACTGGGGCAGTTAATCCTGACTGGTCGGGATTTCAGGTTCTATAGTGAAAAGCTGTTATTTGGGCAGTTATGTTTTATATTGTGTTTGGATTGTTATATGGGTTGGTTGTTTTTCTCCCCCTTCACAGGCATATTCTCCTATACCTCCACATGGGTTCTTGGCGTCAAGTCCCCAGGCTCCCCCATATATGTGGGGGGTTCaggtatatttatttttattttggtattaCAAGAATATTGGGATGATGATGATTAATTGAACCTTGTGCATATTATGAAATTACACAATTTGGGTGGTCAACTGACCTTTCAAACTGGTTTTTAGATTTCTAAGAGTGGAAAGTGTTGGCCGAACAGTAATTAAACATTTtttgttctaacttctaagggCAGTGTTTATTACAGGTGTGGATTCACACACTGCCCAAAATACACTGACCTGGTGACTTTAAGTCACAATTTCAATAACAGGTTTTTCCTTGTTCTAATATTTTAATCTAGAGAGCTGGGATAAATTAGTGTCTGTGTATGTGAGCCTGGGCATGTTCGTGTGCCCTACTGagcttatttttcatttagttcattgttaattttggttttagaacaagataaaattttaatatttgctGCTCCAAAATTTGAAGGCATTAGGTGTCATTCCTTGTTCACTTATAATTTTTTGCATATATACCTTTTAACTATATTGGAAAGATTGCAGAAAGTTTCTTCAAGTTAACCTTCTGGTTGGAAATTAATGAGTTTAATATAACATTGGATTGCAGCATATTATGCCTCCCTATGGTACCCCTCCACATCCATACGTTGCAATGTATCCACATGGTGGCATATATGCACATCCATCCATTCCGGTATTTCTTGTGATTGCTTTAGTTGCAGTTCTCAGATTGTCACTATATCCTCATGTTTCGCATGTAAATTAActcttttttatgaaataatttcaaacaGGGATCTTATCCTTTTAGTCCTTTTGCCATGCCTTCTCCAAATGGAATGGCTGAGGCTTCTGTGAGTTTCCTATACTATTATGTCttatacctatcaaaaaaagagtTTCCTATACCATTATGTCTTTAGTTTTACTACTGAAAAGACATGCCTTTGTCTGACTACATGAAGagaataatttttgaatttgctATTAGGGAAATACACCTGGCAACATGGAAGCAGATAATAAGCCATCTGAGGTGAAGGAAAAATTGCCCATCAAAAGATCGAAAGGAAGTTTGGGCAGTTTGAATATGATAACAGGGAAGAATAATGAGCATGGTAAAACATCAGGTGCATCTGCTAATGGAGTTTATTCTAAAAGGTATGGTGGCCATATATAGCGAttagaaaattgtaaaatatctTTTGGCAATTTGTTTATGTTTGGTGTTAGTTAGATGATTATGACTGTTGACTATTGATTACTGCTCATGGTcgttttttttggtggtggggggTTAGTCAGCTTCAGCTTCGGTGGCCTTCCGcccttgtaagagcaaggtggagggtaggttgtgggttcaagacctgCTAGATGTGTGTATAACTTACTAATACCTAAAAAAATGTcttgttttctaatttttgaaTGCTTTATAATTACTCTTCTGGCTCTTTTTGGATGCGAAGAAagagattttttctttaaagcttcttttttaatttttattaccaATACAGTTCATGAAAATTCATGAATGTTGTCATAGAATTTATAAATACTCTTCGCTTTTCAGAGATTATTTTGTGTAGAATTCATGATTTTGTGATTTGAGATCCCTATGTTGCTTTGTTGAGTCATGTTGCTTTCAAGAATATTGCCTTTATTGACATGTCTGCTGCCACTACTACCAATTTCTGTCCTGGTTTGATTGTGCATGTCACTTTGAATGTTTATAACATTGAATTATCATTGTTACTGTTCCATGCTGTTACCAATCTGTATTTGGGACATGCAGTGCTGAGAGTGGAAGTGAAGGTACGAGTGACGGAAGTGATGCAAATTCTCAGAGTGTAAGTCCCATGCCACCAATCATTTATTTTGCTgatttgctttttatttttttataagcttGGTTTGGCTAGGAACCCATGCTCGTTCCATCTTGCCATTTATAGATAGAAGAATTTGCTGTGTCTGAATCTATTGCTCCTGTTTTAATGCACTAgttaaatttttggtttttaacaTCTAGTGACCCTATTTGAATACTTTGCCATGGTCGTTGTTCCCTTATCATTTGTAGTGTTGCATTGCTTTGAGTAATATGTTTATAGGTTGCTTGATAGTAGTTGGCACATTGtggatttctctctctctctcaatacattttttttttttgttgtgttcccCTCATTTTAGTTTGGGAGGTCGCTGGTGATTCTTGATGATTATGCTTGAATTTGAGCTGTTGTGAGCTTTATTTTGTCCTGTGTTTTATTTACTGTCAGCATGTTATGTGAGCCACAATTATATGGGGGCAACGAGTATCAGGTGGTAAATTCTTAGgcattttgaaacaaaaaaaattctgattATTAAAGCAACTGCGAGGGCCTGAATACAAGATTGGGCTGCAAAAGCCTTGCTAGAATTGATTTCTGATTTTCCAAATTCCAACCTAGTTGTTGCAACACCTGTATCATTAGAGAATAGTCTTGCTTTATAATTTATCTTTGGCTAGTCATTTGGACCACCTATTCTATTATTGTGTTTCAGTCTTGTTTGCTGTCACATTCCAGAGATAACTTATCTCCATGGGTTTTAGAGGGCAAAGCACAAATTAAAGGTGTTGGTGCGAGCCAAAGTATCAAAGTGTGACTTGTAggcttatcaataaaaaaaagtgtgcgGTGGAATAACTCTGACTGGTGTAaagttgatataaaaaaaaaaaacaacttataacaattaatttatagaaGGCTTATGTGGAGGATAAATATTAATCTTTCTTAGACAATGTAGAAGTACTTCATAACTACTATAGTTCTCCAATGAAACAATTAAGCACAAATTGATCACTGTTTTCACAGCTGAAAGCATAAAAAGGAGCAATAACGACTAGATGAAGTTATAAATGTATTGTTTCAGATCTTTTCTATGTTTGGGGTCAGTTGTGTTATGTCGAAAAGTGTCATTGAGCTACTTTGTTGTTAGAGGAACCTAACATCTTTATCCCTGTTGTGTTCTTTGTGGAGGGAGAGGAATCATCTTGCATTCAAAGGTGTGGAAGTTGTGGTTATCCAGCTAAAATTTTCTATTGAGTGGTCTTGTGTACATGAGAGTATCTTATGTATGTAAGATAAAGTAATTTATATACTAGGAAGCATGGGTATGGATATGATAGGTGAcatggcaatttttgaaaaagtaggacaTGGGTACGGCAAGGATACatatattaattcattattaaatatatttttatttatattttctatatattgttaagtatttttttatatataatgttaaacatatatcaatttaagagcaatagtggATAATAAAGTGAATACATAACTATTAAATGGTGTTTAGATATTAGAATAcaagattgaaaaaaaagggCATAAGTTAAAACAGTATTATGGACTTGATAATGAAAAAAAGGCACAagttatacatatatataacttGTGTGTGTATGGGTGTCTAATTCATATATCACGTTGGACTTGGGGGAAGGGTCCAAGACTTATTTAAGTCTGAGAGTTCCAATGCTTTGTCACGTGCCCAGGCTCACAAAACTAAAAAGGATAGATAAAAGATAAACAAGGCAGAGAAACTAAACAAGAGCAGGAAACGAAAAGtcaaaaatgaagaacaaaagGAAGGACCAGAGGCGAAGAAGAAGACTGCTCTGCGTCATCTGCGATGGGCTGGGGTTGTTCTTCAGGCAACCAGCACAAGGTGGCGACCTACCATACTGGGtttgttaatcttttttttttttttttgcatgaggTGTGTCCTGAACATGTCCCAAATGCGTCCGAGCCATGTtcgattattaaaaaaaagggaaggacACGCATGCTGCCGTATCCTGTGTGTCCTACACGGGCACGTCAGGCAAATTGCATTGTCTGTGCTTTACAGTATGTATATCCTATGTACTTGAGATACTCTtctgaaataaaatttataacatataaaaacaattcaGGTCTATAGCAACATATGTATTTTAGGCGTATGTTAAGTTAAACGAAATAACATCCAAGTCATCCTTTGACTGCCTTGCCTTGAGGTAAGTCTACATTGAGCTTCTGAAAATGCATCCTATTAATACTTAACCTGGAGATGGTGTGTTACTTGGTCTGAATTAGTGTTTATGTCTGCCATCACCGCATGGGGTAATCCCTGGAGCagttattttttgtgttttgttctcCTGTCTTCCATTCCAGATAAGAGAAAACTCTCACATCTTactttctttggtttttgtaggATTCACAACTGAAGTCGGGGCAAGATTCTATGGAAGGTTGAACAATGATCTTTGTTATAAATGAAAAAAGCATACTTGATAATGATCTTTTCCAACTGCAATGATATGCATATTTGAAAATTTCCCATGTTTTTTTTTGCCCAGCTGAAGCATCTCAAAATGGAAATTCTGCGCATGGACCTCAGAATGGGGGACCAAATACACCTCATGCAATGGTGAATCCAGCAATGGCCATGGTGCCGATGTCAGGTGCTGGTGCTGCTCCCTTAGCTGTTGCCGGTCCCACCACAAATTTAAATATCGGTATGGATTATTGGGGTGCTCCAACTTCATCAGCGATTCCTGGAATGCGCGGGAAGGTTCCTTCCACTCCTGTTGCAGGAGGGATCGTTACTGGATCACGGGACAGTGTTCAGTCACAGCTTTGGCTACAGGTTAATCTGATTTGAATTTCTAATTCTGTTGACCTGCTTAAACCACGGTAGTTCTCTAGTAAGGCCATGTTAAATTATTTTCACAGGTCCTCCCCATTTATGAAAACCCATGAAACATGGACATAGTATTAGCATTCTAAATTTTTGATTGCTGGTTGTGAAACTTGGTGAAGATGGATACATTTCAGTGCATGATGAAGTGTGCATCTCCAAGTTGCTTAAGTATGAAAATCAAGTATGCATATGCGCTCAATATTATGATTCAAGTCATAAGTTTCTGTATGGAAAATTGTGCAAACTGCAATGTGAAAATGATCTTATGTGTCTAGATAGGAAATTATGCAGATGTGCAGTTATCATAAGATCCTGAAGTGGctgtattatttttatcatgatatGCATTGATCAGATGGAGTTCTTAATGACGCATAAAATTGGAAGAGTTTGAATGGATCAAGCATATTTATAAATGGACACAACTCTGAT
Coding sequences within:
- the LOC142613185 gene encoding bZIP transcription factor 16, which produces MGSSEMDKQAKEKEPKTPPVTTTAQEQSTTTTTGAVNPDWSGFQAYSPIPPHGFLASSPQAPPYMWGVQHIMPPYGTPPHPYVAMYPHGGIYAHPSIPGSYPFSPFAMPSPNGMAEASGNTPGNMEADNKPSEVKEKLPIKRSKGSLGSLNMITGKNNEHGKTSGASANGVYSKSAESGSEGTSDGSDANSQSDSQLKSGQDSMEAEASQNGNSAHGPQNGGPNTPHAMVNPAMAMVPMSGAGAAPLAVAGPTTNLNIGMDYWGAPTSSAIPGMRGKVPSTPVAGGIVTGSRDSVQSQLWLQDERELKRQRRKQSNRESARRSRLRKQAECDELAQRAEVLKEENSSLRSEVNRIRSEYDQLLAENASLKERLGEVPGHEDLRSGRNEQHLSSDTQQTRQTELVQGGH